The stretch of DNA AAATGTTATGCGAATGAAATTATTAGGGGCTAAAGTTGTGCCTGCTACTAGCGGAACGCAAACTCTAAAAGACGCTATTAACGAAGCTTTACGCTTTTGGATAGCCGAACAAGAAACAACACATTATTGTTTTGGAACAGCCGCCGGCCCTCACCCTTTTCCTACTCTGGTGAGAGATTTACAGTCCGTTATTGGCGAAGAAACCAAAGAGCAAGCCCTTGCTCAAATAGGTTCTTTACCTGATATAATCTTAGCCTGTGTGGGCGGTGGTTCTAACGCTATTGGTATGTTTTACCCTTTTGCTTATAGCGATGACTGCAAAAATGTACGCCTTATTGGTATTGAAGCCGCCGGAACAGGCGAACCTAACTGTTACCACTCCGCTCCGCTTAACCTAGGCCGCCCCGGTGTTTTGCACGGTCAACACAGTATGCTCATTCAAGACGCTGACGGACAAATTTTGCCTTCGCATTCCATTTCGGCGGGTTTAGATTATCCCGGTGTTGGACCTGAACATGCTTTTTTACACGACAATAAACGTGTGGAATATCATATGATTAATGACAGCAAAGCCCTAAACGCCCTTAAAACCTTAAGTTTAAAAGAAGGCATTATCCCCGCTCTTGAATCTTCTCATGCCCTCGCTTGGATCTTGGAAAACGCTCATACTCTCGCTAAAGACACAAAAGTTGTAGTAAATTTATCAGGGCGTGGCGATAAAGATATGGGCATTATTACACAACATATCAATCTTTAATTTTTTTAATTTTTTATAAATTACTACCAATTTATTTAAACATCTTGGAATATACGAGAAAAATCATGCATAAATTACAAGAACGCATAGAAAAAGCCAACGCTCAAAAACGCTTAGCTTTAATTCCATTTATTACAGCCGGTTACCCTAAAAAAGAAAATTTTCTGGGTTTATTAAAAGAACTCGACCAAAACGGAGCGGATATTATTGAAATTGGCGTACCGTTTTCCGACCCAGTCGCTGATGG from Desulfovibrio litoralis DSM 11393 encodes:
- the trpB gene encoding tryptophan synthase subunit beta, which translates into the protein MKKGYFGNFGGQFVPELLMPPLLELEEACKTILPSTKFKKELQDLLTNFAGRKTPLTHCQNLSTELGISLWLKREDLLHTGAHKVNNTLGQALLTKYMGKTHMVAETGAGQHGVATAAAAARLGLKCTIFMGAVDIERQAPNVMRMKLLGAKVVPATSGTQTLKDAINEALRFWIAEQETTHYCFGTAAGPHPFPTLVRDLQSVIGEETKEQALAQIGSLPDIILACVGGGSNAIGMFYPFAYSDDCKNVRLIGIEAAGTGEPNCYHSAPLNLGRPGVLHGQHSMLIQDADGQILPSHSISAGLDYPGVGPEHAFLHDNKRVEYHMINDSKALNALKTLSLKEGIIPALESSHALAWILENAHTLAKDTKVVVNLSGRGDKDMGIITQHINL